The following proteins are encoded in a genomic region of Arachis ipaensis cultivar K30076 chromosome B02, Araip1.1, whole genome shotgun sequence:
- the LOC107628252 gene encoding E3 ubiquitin ligase PQT3-like isoform X2, with translation MKSKTGLEVVTRVTRMSVSPCAPNKNKHKLLKRKADYHVDWNRECERDHDHDRDQRDHRDRERGHHHHRHHRSGSSSRMSSEPPKPPQLHHHLQLHTANRWPVFSPA, from the coding sequence GGTCTAGAAGTTGTAACAAGGGTAACAAGGATGAGCGTGTCACCTTGCGCGCCAAACAAAAACAAACACAAACTGCTCAAGAGAAAAGCTGACTACCATGTGGATTGGAATCGGGAATGTGAACGTGACCATGATCATGATCGTGACCAGAGGGACCACCGTGATCGAGAAAGAGGCCATCACCACCATCGCCACCACCGGTCAGGATCCTCTTCCCGGATGTCATCTGAACCACCAAAACCTCCTCAACTGCACCATCATCTGCAGCTGCATACCGCAAACAGATGGCCAGTGTTTTCTCCCGCATAA